A genomic segment from Pseudomonas sp. S09G 359 encodes:
- a CDS encoding TIM barrel protein: MKSPLRFALNRMVAPNLSLPDFIQLAAALKCDAIEIRNDLKNREIEYGTPASRVRELCAEQSITVLSINALYPFDVWNDERRAQALELATYARECGAQGLVMCPLNEPGDTRNDAQRAAGLRTALSELAPILREHGILGFVEPLGFEESALRRKRVAVDAIKSIGGLDVFRVVHDTFHHHLANEHEFFPELTGLVHISGVEDAEAPLNSIRDGHRVLVGEGDILGNAAQIDTLLSSGYSGYLSFEPFATSVHELADIQQAIGASIAHLQAPRT, encoded by the coding sequence ATGAAGTCGCCTCTACGCTTTGCCCTGAACCGCATGGTCGCGCCCAACCTGTCCCTGCCGGATTTCATCCAGTTGGCGGCCGCGCTCAAGTGCGATGCCATTGAGATCCGCAACGACCTCAAGAATCGCGAAATCGAGTACGGCACCCCGGCCAGCCGCGTGCGTGAATTGTGCGCTGAGCAGAGCATCACGGTGCTGTCGATCAACGCGCTGTACCCCTTTGATGTGTGGAACGACGAACGCCGCGCCCAGGCGCTCGAACTGGCGACGTACGCCCGTGAATGCGGGGCCCAGGGCCTGGTGATGTGCCCACTCAACGAACCCGGCGACACCCGCAACGACGCCCAGCGTGCCGCCGGTTTACGCACAGCGTTGAGCGAGCTGGCGCCGATCCTGCGCGAGCATGGGATTCTCGGGTTCGTCGAACCCCTGGGCTTCGAAGAGTCGGCCCTGCGCCGCAAACGCGTGGCGGTGGACGCGATCAAGTCCATCGGTGGCCTGGATGTGTTCCGCGTGGTGCACGACACCTTCCACCACCACCTGGCCAACGAGCATGAGTTCTTCCCCGAACTGACCGGGCTGGTGCATATCTCCGGCGTGGAGGATGCCGAGGCGCCGCTCAATTCGATCCGCGACGGCCACCGCGTGCTGGTGGGCGAGGGCGATATCCTCGGCAATGCCGCGCAGATCGACACCTTGCTCAGCAGCGGTTACAGCGGCTACTTGTCGTTCGAGCCATTTGCGACCAGCGTGCATGAACTGGCCGATATCCAGCAGGCCATCGGCGCAAGCATCGCCCATTTGCAAGCCCCCCGGACCTGA
- the iolD gene encoding 3D-(3,5/4)-trihydroxycyclohexane-1,2-dione acylhydrolase (decyclizing) produces MTTTRLTMAQALVKFLDNQYIEVDGVQSKFVAGVFTIFGHGNVLGLGQALEQDSGDLVVHQGRNEQGMAHAAIGFAKQHLRRKIYACTASVGPGAANMLTAAATATANRIPLLLLPGDVYASRQPDPVLQQIEQFHDLSISTNDAFRSVSKYWDRINRPEQLMTAAIHAMRVLTDPAETGAVTLALPQDVQAEAWDYPDYFLQKRVHRIDRRPATAAMIGDALAAFRGKRKPLIICGGGVKYSGANAALQAFAERFDIPFAETQAGKSAVVSSHPLNLGGIGETGCLAANLLAPEADLIIGIGTRYTDFTTSSKSLFKHADVKFLNLNISPADALKLDAVQVLADAQVALEALADALGDYRSGWGEQIAYAKAQLEAEVDRVHQVEYAGDGFVPEVDDHLDRAVLREFIELTGSCLTQSRVLGVLNASLADDAIIVAAAGSLPGDLQRAWRSKGVNTYHVEYGYSCMGYEINAALGVKLAEPSKEVYALVGDGSYMMLHSELATSIQERRKINVVLLDNMAFGCINNLQIGNGMDSFGTEFRYRNPESGKLDGGLVPVDFAMSAAAYGCKTYKVSTVEQLEAALADARTQSVSTLIDIKVLPKTMIHGYLSWWRVGVAQVSTSERTNAAAKKLNEHLAKARQY; encoded by the coding sequence ATGACCACAACACGATTGACCATGGCCCAGGCCCTGGTGAAGTTTCTGGATAACCAATACATCGAAGTCGACGGCGTGCAGAGCAAGTTTGTCGCCGGAGTCTTCACCATTTTCGGCCACGGTAACGTGCTGGGCCTGGGCCAGGCCCTGGAGCAGGACAGTGGTGACCTGGTGGTGCACCAGGGCCGCAACGAGCAGGGCATGGCCCACGCCGCCATCGGGTTTGCCAAGCAGCACCTGCGCCGCAAGATCTATGCGTGCACGGCCTCGGTAGGCCCGGGGGCGGCGAATATGCTCACCGCCGCCGCGACTGCCACGGCCAACCGTATCCCGTTGCTGCTGTTGCCGGGCGACGTCTACGCCAGCCGCCAGCCCGACCCGGTGCTGCAGCAGATCGAGCAGTTCCACGACCTGAGCATCAGCACCAACGACGCGTTCCGTTCGGTGAGCAAATACTGGGACCGCATCAACCGCCCCGAACAGTTGATGACGGCGGCGATCCACGCCATGCGCGTGCTCACCGACCCTGCGGAAACCGGTGCGGTGACCCTGGCCTTGCCTCAGGACGTGCAGGCCGAGGCCTGGGACTACCCCGACTATTTCCTGCAAAAGCGTGTGCACCGCATCGATCGTCGCCCGGCCACGGCGGCGATGATCGGCGACGCGCTGGCCGCCTTCCGAGGCAAGCGCAAACCGCTGATTATCTGTGGTGGCGGGGTCAAGTATTCCGGTGCGAATGCCGCGTTGCAGGCCTTTGCCGAGCGCTTTGATATTCCCTTCGCCGAAACCCAGGCGGGCAAGAGCGCGGTAGTTTCAAGCCACCCGCTGAACCTCGGCGGTATTGGCGAAACCGGCTGCCTGGCGGCCAACCTGTTGGCGCCGGAGGCGGATCTGATCATTGGTATCGGCACCCGCTATACCGACTTCACCACCTCGTCGAAATCGCTGTTCAAACACGCCGACGTGAAGTTCCTCAACCTCAATATCAGCCCTGCCGACGCCTTGAAGCTGGACGCTGTGCAGGTACTGGCCGACGCTCAGGTCGCCCTCGAAGCGTTGGCCGACGCCTTGGGCGATTACCGTTCCGGCTGGGGCGAGCAGATCGCGTATGCCAAGGCACAGCTGGAGGCCGAGGTGGATCGCGTGCATCAGGTGGAATATGCGGGTGATGGCTTCGTCCCCGAGGTCGACGACCACCTGGACCGTGCGGTACTGCGCGAATTTATCGAGTTGACCGGCTCCTGCCTTACCCAAAGCCGCGTGCTCGGTGTGCTCAATGCAAGCCTGGCCGACGACGCAATTATCGTCGCGGCCGCCGGCAGCCTGCCCGGCGACTTGCAGCGCGCCTGGCGCAGCAAGGGCGTGAACACCTACCACGTCGAATACGGTTATTCGTGCATGGGTTACGAGATCAACGCCGCACTCGGCGTAAAGCTGGCCGAGCCGAGCAAAGAGGTGTACGCCCTGGTCGGCGATGGCTCCTACATGATGCTGCACTCGGAGCTGGCCACCTCGATTCAGGAACGGCGCAAGATCAACGTGGTGCTCCTCGATAACATGGCGTTCGGCTGCATCAACAACCTGCAGATCGGCAATGGCATGGACAGCTTCGGCACCGAATTCCGCTACCGCAACCCCGAGAGCGGCAAGCTCGACGGCGGCCTGGTGCCGGTGGATTTTGCCATGAGCGCGGCGGCCTATGGCTGCAAGACCTACAAGGTCAGCACCGTGGAGCAGTTGGAAGCCGCCCTGGCGGATGCGCGCACGCAAAGCGTGTCCACCCTGATCGATATCAAGGTATTGCCCAAGACCATGATCCACGGCTACCTGTCGTGGTGGCGGGTGGGCGTGGCGCAGGTGTCCACCAGCGAACGCACGAACGCCGCGGCAAAAAAACTCAATGAACACCTGGCGAAGGCCCGGCAGTACTAA
- a CDS encoding Gfo/Idh/MocA family protein, producing the protein MSLKLGVIGTGAIGRDHIRRCSQTLLNSQVVAVTDINLEQAAKVVADLTLDAEVYPDGHALINSPQVEAVLVTSWGPSHEEFVLAAIAAGKPVFCEKPLAVTAEGCRKIVEAEVAHGKRLVQVGFMRPYDEGYRALKAVIDSGQIGEPLMLHCAHRNPTVGENYKTDMAITDTLIHELDVLRWLLNDDYVSVQVVFPRKTSKALAHLRDPQIVLLETAKGTRIDVEVFVNCQYGYDIQCEVVGETGIAKLPEPSQVQLRSEAKLSNAILMDWKDRFIGAYDVELQAFIDSVRAGQVGGPSAWDGFAAAVAADACIEAQASEQIVKVSLPERPHFYG; encoded by the coding sequence ATGTCGTTGAAGCTTGGAGTGATCGGTACCGGTGCCATCGGCCGTGACCATATTCGTCGTTGCAGCCAGACCCTGCTCAACAGTCAGGTGGTGGCGGTCACCGACATTAACCTTGAGCAAGCGGCCAAGGTGGTGGCTGATTTGACGCTGGACGCCGAGGTGTACCCGGACGGCCATGCGCTGATCAATTCGCCGCAGGTCGAGGCGGTGCTCGTGACCTCCTGGGGCCCGAGCCACGAAGAATTCGTGCTGGCGGCCATCGCCGCCGGCAAACCGGTGTTCTGCGAAAAGCCCTTGGCCGTCACCGCCGAAGGCTGCCGCAAGATCGTCGAGGCCGAAGTGGCGCACGGCAAGCGCCTGGTGCAAGTGGGCTTCATGCGCCCGTACGACGAAGGCTACCGCGCCCTCAAGGCCGTGATCGACAGCGGCCAGATCGGCGAACCGTTGATGCTGCATTGCGCGCACCGTAACCCGACGGTGGGCGAGAACTACAAGACCGACATGGCGATCACTGACACGCTGATCCACGAGCTGGACGTGCTGCGCTGGTTGCTCAACGACGATTACGTGTCGGTGCAGGTGGTATTCCCGCGCAAGACCAGCAAGGCCTTGGCGCACCTGCGCGACCCGCAAATCGTGCTGCTGGAAACCGCCAAGGGCACGCGTATCGACGTGGAAGTGTTTGTGAACTGTCAGTACGGCTACGACATCCAGTGCGAAGTGGTGGGGGAGACCGGTATCGCCAAATTGCCGGAACCTTCGCAGGTGCAATTGCGCAGCGAGGCGAAGTTGTCCAATGCCATCCTGATGGACTGGAAGGATCGCTTTATCGGTGCCTATGACGTGGAGTTGCAAGCCTTCATTGATAGCGTGCGCGCCGGGCAAGTCGGTGGGCCGTCGGCGTGGGATGGGTTTGCGGCGGCGGTGGCGGCGGATGCGTGTATTGAAGCGCAGGCGAGTGAGCAGATTGTGAAAGTCAGCCTGCCGGAGCGTCCGCACTTCTACGGCTAA
- a CDS encoding sugar ABC transporter ATP-binding protein, whose product MLAHAAVSQPPGVQPLPLDEPYLLEIVNISKGFPGVVALADVQLRVRPGTVLALMGENGAGKSTLMKIIAGIYQPDAGEIRLRGKPIVFETPLAAQKAGIAMIHQELNLMPHMSIAENIWIGREQLNSLHMVNHREMHRCTAELLARLRINLDPEEHVGNLSIAERQMVEIAKAVSYDSDILIMDEPTSAITEKEVAHLFSIIADLKSQGKGIVYITHKMNEVFAIADEVAVFRDGHYIGLQRADSMNSDSLISMMVGRELSQLFPVRETPIGELLLSVRDLRLDGVFKDVSFDLHAGEILGIAGLMGSGRTNVAETIFGITPSDGGQISLDGKPVRISDPHMAIEKGFALLTEDRKLSGLFPCLSVLENMEMAVLPHYSGNGFIQQKALRALCEDMCKKLRVKTPSLEQCIDTLSGGNQQKALLARWLMTNPRLLILDEPTRGIDVGAKAEIYRLISFLASEGMAVIMISSELPEVLGMSDRVMVMHEGELMGTLDRADATQEKVMQLASGMTAVH is encoded by the coding sequence ATGCTCGCTCATGCCGCTGTGTCGCAGCCCCCCGGTGTCCAGCCGTTGCCGCTGGACGAACCCTACCTGCTGGAAATCGTCAACATCAGCAAAGGCTTTCCCGGCGTCGTGGCCCTGGCCGACGTGCAGCTGCGGGTGCGCCCCGGCACCGTGCTGGCGCTGATGGGTGAGAACGGTGCGGGCAAGTCGACGCTGATGAAAATCATCGCCGGCATCTATCAGCCGGACGCCGGTGAAATCCGCCTGCGGGGCAAGCCGATCGTGTTTGAAACACCCCTGGCGGCGCAAAAGGCCGGGATCGCGATGATCCACCAGGAACTCAACCTGATGCCGCACATGAGCATCGCCGAAAATATCTGGATCGGCCGCGAGCAGCTCAACAGCCTGCACATGGTCAACCACCGCGAAATGCACCGCTGCACCGCCGAGTTGCTGGCGCGCCTGCGCATCAACCTCGACCCGGAAGAGCACGTGGGCAACCTGAGCATTGCCGAGCGGCAGATGGTCGAGATTGCCAAGGCGGTGTCCTACGACTCCGACATCCTGATCATGGATGAACCGACTTCCGCCATTACCGAGAAGGAAGTGGCCCACCTGTTTTCGATCATTGCCGACCTCAAGTCCCAGGGCAAAGGCATCGTCTACATCACGCACAAAATGAACGAAGTGTTTGCCATCGCCGATGAAGTGGCGGTGTTCCGCGACGGTCACTACATCGGCCTGCAACGCGCCGACAGCATGAACAGCGACAGCCTGATCTCGATGATGGTCGGCCGTGAGCTGAGCCAGCTGTTCCCGGTGCGTGAGACGCCCATCGGCGAGCTGTTGCTGTCGGTGCGCGACCTGCGCCTGGACGGGGTGTTCAAGGACGTGTCCTTCGACCTGCATGCCGGAGAGATCCTCGGCATCGCCGGCTTGATGGGCTCCGGCCGCACCAATGTGGCGGAAACGATTTTTGGCATCACCCCAAGCGACGGCGGGCAAATCAGCCTCGACGGCAAGCCGGTGCGCATCAGCGACCCGCACATGGCCATCGAGAAAGGCTTTGCGCTGCTGACCGAGGACCGCAAGCTCAGTGGCCTGTTCCCGTGCCTGTCGGTGCTGGAGAACATGGAGATGGCGGTGCTGCCGCATTATTCGGGCAACGGTTTTATCCAGCAGAAAGCCCTGCGCGCGCTGTGCGAAGACATGTGCAAGAAGCTGCGGGTGAAGACGCCGTCGCTGGAGCAGTGCATCGACACCTTGTCCGGCGGCAATCAGCAAAAGGCCTTGCTGGCGCGCTGGCTGATGACCAACCCACGCTTGCTGATTCTCGATGAGCCGACCCGTGGCATCGACGTCGGCGCCAAGGCCGAGATTTACCGGTTGATCTCCTTCCTCGCCAGCGAGGGCATGGCGGTAATCATGATTTCCTCGGAGCTGCCCGAAGTGCTGGGCATGAGCGACCGGGTGATGGTGATGCACGAGGGCGAATTGATGGGCACCCTGGACCGCGCGGATGCGACCCAGGAAAAAGTCATGCAGTTGGCCTCGGGTATGACCGCGGTCCACTGA
- a CDS encoding Gfo/Idh/MocA family oxidoreductase, giving the protein MRIGLVGYGHGGRFFHAPLIATLPGATFVGVVTRSPERRQQLATDHPGLKAFDSIGQIVEAGVDALVISTTLKGRPALVLEAIEHGVAVVSDKPFAANAEQAQALITAAERHEVLLSVYQNRRWDSDYLTLRKLIDAGALGSISRFESRVERYSPQAVGNASGGGWLRDLGSHLVDQALQLFGPVDRVFAQLHYSREHPTLDHGFFVSLTHANGVISHLWGNALQNSQAPRFRVSGSLGCYTVDGLDGQEEALMAGKSPKTEGEHWGAEEHRRWGWFEQGPERERVPSEKGCWTQFYRQLQTAVQGQGPLPVDAYDALETTRILDAARLSAERQQVVSTKIE; this is encoded by the coding sequence ATGCGAATCGGACTAGTCGGCTACGGCCATGGAGGGCGCTTTTTTCATGCGCCGCTGATTGCAACACTGCCCGGCGCCACGTTCGTCGGTGTCGTCACCCGTTCCCCCGAGCGTCGCCAGCAATTGGCAACCGACCACCCAGGTCTCAAGGCCTTCGATTCCATCGGCCAGATCGTCGAAGCCGGCGTTGACGCGTTGGTCATCTCCACCACCCTCAAAGGCCGCCCGGCCCTGGTGCTGGAAGCCATCGAACATGGCGTCGCCGTGGTCAGCGACAAACCCTTTGCCGCCAATGCTGAACAGGCCCAGGCGCTGATCACTGCCGCCGAGCGCCATGAGGTGCTGCTGAGCGTTTACCAGAACCGGCGCTGGGACTCGGATTACCTGACCCTGCGCAAACTCATCGATGCCGGCGCCCTGGGCAGTATCAGCCGTTTCGAATCCCGCGTGGAGCGCTATAGCCCGCAGGCCGTGGGCAATGCCAGTGGCGGCGGGTGGCTGCGCGACTTGGGTAGCCACTTGGTGGACCAGGCGCTGCAACTGTTTGGCCCGGTGGACCGGGTGTTTGCGCAGCTGCACTACAGCAGAGAACACCCTACGCTGGACCACGGTTTCTTCGTTTCCCTGACCCACGCCAACGGGGTGATTTCCCATCTATGGGGCAATGCCCTGCAAAACAGCCAGGCCCCGCGTTTTCGCGTAAGTGGCAGTTTGGGCTGCTACACCGTGGACGGGCTGGATGGCCAGGAAGAGGCGCTGATGGCCGGCAAGTCGCCGAAAACCGAAGGTGAGCACTGGGGCGCCGAGGAGCATCGCCGCTGGGGCTGGTTCGAGCAAGGTCCGGAACGCGAACGCGTGCCGTCGGAGAAGGGCTGCTGGACACAGTTCTACCGCCAGTTGCAAACCGCTGTGCAAGGGCAGGGGCCATTGCCGGTGGATGCCTATGACGCGCTGGAAACCACCCGTATATTGGACGCCGCACGCCTCAGCGCCGAGCGCCAGCAAGTGGTTTCAACAAAAATAGAATAA
- a CDS encoding sugar ABC transporter substrate-binding protein: MKTPIRFTALALSMLLASGVAAAADLKIGVSMSAFDDTFLTYLREDMDKQAKSYPKGDGVQLQFEDARADVVKQLSQVENFISQKVDAIIVNPVDTASTANIIKAATAAKIPLVFVNRRPDSPTLAPGVAAVTSDDVEAGKLQMQYIAEKLGGKGNIVILLGDLANNSTTNRTKGVKEVLTKYPGIKVEQEQTGIWLRDKGMTLVNDWLTQGRDFQAVLSNNDEMAIGAAMALKSAGKKGVLIAGVDGTPDGLNAITKGDMTVSAFQDAKGQADKSVETARKMAKNEPIEQNVVIPFQLITPDNVKDFK, translated from the coding sequence ATGAAGACCCCGATCCGTTTTACCGCGCTGGCCCTGTCCATGCTGCTCGCCAGCGGAGTTGCCGCGGCTGCCGACCTGAAGATAGGCGTGAGTATGTCCGCCTTCGATGACACCTTCCTGACCTACCTGCGCGAGGACATGGACAAGCAAGCCAAGTCCTACCCCAAGGGTGACGGCGTGCAGCTGCAGTTCGAAGACGCCCGCGCCGACGTGGTGAAGCAACTTAGCCAGGTCGAGAACTTTATCAGCCAGAAGGTCGACGCGATCATCGTCAACCCGGTGGACACCGCCTCGACGGCCAACATCATCAAGGCCGCCACCGCCGCGAAAATCCCGCTGGTGTTCGTCAACCGCCGCCCGGATAGCCCAACCCTGGCCCCAGGCGTCGCCGCCGTGACCTCCGATGACGTCGAGGCCGGCAAGCTGCAAATGCAGTACATCGCCGAAAAACTCGGTGGCAAGGGCAACATCGTGATCCTGCTGGGTGACCTGGCGAACAACTCCACCACCAACCGCACCAAAGGTGTGAAGGAAGTCCTGACCAAGTACCCCGGCATCAAGGTTGAACAGGAACAGACCGGTATCTGGCTGCGTGACAAGGGCATGACCCTGGTCAACGACTGGCTGACCCAGGGCCGCGACTTCCAGGCGGTACTGTCGAATAACGACGAAATGGCCATCGGTGCCGCCATGGCGCTGAAGTCGGCAGGCAAAAAAGGCGTATTGATTGCCGGTGTCGACGGCACGCCGGACGGCTTGAACGCGATCACCAAGGGTGACATGACCGTGTCGGCGTTCCAGGATGCCAAGGGCCAGGCGGACAAGTCGGTGGAAACTGCGCGCAAGATGGCCAAGAACGAGCCCATCGAGCAGAACGTGGTGATCCCGTTCCAGCTGATCACGCCGGACAACGTCAAAGACTTCAAGTAG